In Gemmatimonadota bacterium, the DNA window AACAGCTCATATCCGTGCTGAATCTCTTCAAAGGGCAATACATGAGTTACCAGAGGTGCCATGTCAACACGTCCTTGTGCGATCAGGTCGCGGGCAAGAGAAAAATTGGGCACCACATTGGGACCAACTGTGGAGATCAGGTTGAGATTTAATCTGAAAAATTCGGGATATGCAAATGGGTAATACGCATCGTCGGGTACGCCAAAGCACAGCAGTGTGCCCATGTGGCGCACGAGTTTCATGCACGAGTTGAGTGTTTTTGTCTGATGGCCGACTGCTTCGACTACCAGATCCGCCATTTTGCCGTTTGTGATCTCGCGGATGGCTTCCACAGGGTCGTCTTTATCGACGTTGACCGTATGGGTTGCGTGCATTTTTTTTGCGGTGTGTAAGCGGTAATCCAATTTGTCGAGTCCAATTACGGTTCGCGCGCCCAAATTTGCCAGCATGCGCGTGAACATCAATCCCATAGGACCTTGTCCGACTATTGCCACGTCACTGTCGACGATGTTGCCGAGTTTTTGGCACGCCCATACGACTGTGCCCAGGGGCTGTGTCATCAGAATTTGTTCGTCGGGTACAGCCCCTTTGGGCAGTGGAATGGTTCGGCTGTCGGGAGCGCAAATATATTCGCACAGTCCCTTTTGTGCGTCGGGTAGTGCAAGGACAAAATCGCCGGTTTGAAATTGGTCAGATGTCGATTCAACGACTGTGCCCAGGCATTCGTGAATCGAGAGGCCAACGCGCAGGGGATACGGGTCTCCGTTGACGTAATCGACAAATGGTGCGCGTTTTGCTTTGCGCGGATTGAGTCGCGCTCTTTCTGCCAGTTCGTTGTGGTCGTAATCCCATAATGGCACGTCTGAACCGCAAAGACACGCCCGTTCGAGTTGGATTTTTACTTGCCCAGCACCCATGAGTTGTGGTTCGTCTGTTTCGACGACCACAATGCGTCTGGGTGCGACGATTTGTGCTGCTTTCACTTACATCTCCCGGTTTAAATTTCCCCACTGTTTTTTAGAACGCGTAATATAGCTTGTCACAATCGAAAAGTCAATCTGCCATTGGACATATGTTTATAAAAAATAACCCCTTTCCCATTAAGTATAGAAAAGGGGAATGTTTTGCGTCACAGTGTTGACCTTAACGCGCCAACTTTTTCGGTCGTGTCTCAAATTGAAAATCCATAAGATTGATCGGTTGTTCTCTCTTGGAGAGGTACAAAATTTCAAGACCCACGACCTGTTCAGATGCATCGTAGTCGATGATGACACCAGGCGCAACCTCCTCCGACTCCTCAACAGGAATATTTACCAGTTGAAGGTGAAGAGCGTCAGCTTCTTCATCTATTTTTAATTTCATAATTTCCTCCGCATCGTGCGATCAAAATAGCAGGTGATGATTTTTAACGGAAATGTATCTTT includes these proteins:
- a CDS encoding DUF2283 domain-containing protein — translated: MKLKIDEEADALHLQLVNIPVEESEEVAPGVIIDYDASEQVVGLEILYLSKREQPINLMDFQFETRPKKLAR
- a CDS encoding zinc-binding dehydrogenase, which translates into the protein MKAAQIVAPRRIVVVETDEPQLMGAGQVKIQLERACLCGSDVPLWDYDHNELAERARLNPRKAKRAPFVDYVNGDPYPLRVGLSIHECLGTVVESTSDQFQTGDFVLALPDAQKGLCEYICAPDSRTIPLPKGAVPDEQILMTQPLGTVVWACQKLGNIVDSDVAIVGQGPMGLMFTRMLANLGARTVIGLDKLDYRLHTAKKMHATHTVNVDKDDPVEAIREITNGKMADLVVEAVGHQTKTLNSCMKLVRHMGTLLCFGVPDDAYYPFAYPEFFRLNLNLISTVGPNVVPNFSLARDLIAQGRVDMAPLVTHVLPFEEIQHGYELFTDRLDGAIKVVIDYNSLRT